In Erigeron canadensis isolate Cc75 chromosome 6, C_canadensis_v1, whole genome shotgun sequence, the following are encoded in one genomic region:
- the LOC122603682 gene encoding probable glycosyltransferase At5g25310, with translation MATTSFIFLLISFLTITTHGHSNHPTTTSVYLSPSPKSLFSNYNKMLNFFKIYIYPSHNHTSTPPLIYTTPQESQFYNSLIKSPFITQDPTHAHLFFLPFPSSSSTRSIARLIKNIRTTFPYWNRTLGADHFYLSSTGVDSSSDRNIVELKKNSIQISCFPTMPGFFIPHKDITLPPVHRFQLINPVNDTVTISLTGYLKLNKPVPLSLIDKLNGHPDFKVEYNVNNKFAKNSKFCLFVYGYDDMAWMVEAMGSRCVPVVITDRPIQDLPLMDVIDWSEIAVFVGTSGGVEGVKRVLDGINESRYEEMMESGVTATRHLVWNEEPQPQDVFHMIVYQLWLRRHTIRYARWTE, from the coding sequence ATGGCCACCACATCCTTCATCTTTCTTCTCATTTCATTTCTCACCATCACCACCCATGGCCATTCCAACcaccccaccaccacctccgtcTATCTCTCACCATCACCCAAATCCCTCTTCTCAAACTACAACAAAATGctcaattttttcaaaatatatatctatccaTCACATAATCATACTTCAACACCTCCTCTAATTTACACCACCCCACAAGAATCCCAATTTTACAACTCTCTTATCAAGTCCCCTTTCATCACCCAAGACCCAACTCATGCTCACCTATTTTTCCTCCCTTTTCCTTCCTCTTCCTCCACGCGCTCCATCGCGcgtttaattaaaaacatacgAACCACTTTCCCTTATTGGAACCGTACACTTGGTGCTGATCACTTTTACCTCTCATCCACTGGCGTTGACTCTTCATCTGACCGTAACATAGTCGAACTTAAAAAGAATTCTATTCAGATCTCTTGTTTCCCTACCATGCCCGGTTTTTTTATTCCTCACAAAGACATAACACTTCCACCAGTTCACCGGTTTCAATTAATTAACCCGGTTAACGATACGGTCACGATATCGTTAACCGGTTACTTGAAACTAAATAAACCAGTCCCGTTAAGTTTAATTGATAAACTTAACGGGCACCCTGACTTTAAAGTCGAATATAATGTAAACAACAAGTTTGCAAAAAATagtaaattttgtttatttgtgtACGGGTATGATGACATGGCATGGATGGTGGAAGCGATGGGATCACGATGTGTGCCGGTGGTGATTACTGACCGTCCGATACAAGATTTACCTTTGATGGACGTGATTGATTGGTCGGAAATAGCGGTGTTTGTGGGGACCAGTGGTGGTGTTGAAGGCGTGAAAAGGGTGTTGGATGGAATTAATGAGAGTCGTTATGAAGAAATGATGGAATCAGGTGTGACGGCAACACGACATCTAGTATGGAACGAGGAACCACAACCGCAGGATGTGTTTCATATGATTGTTTATCAGTTGTGGCTCAGAAGACATACCATTAGATACGCCAGATGGACCGAGTAA